The Halosimplex litoreum genome has a window encoding:
- the gap gene encoding type I glyceraldehyde-3-phosphate dehydrogenase gives MSESDEGTVRIGLNGFGRIGRNVFRASLGDPRVEVVGINDVMDDADMEYLARYDTVMGTLDGVTLEEGVMTVDGTDFGASIHGETDPAELPWDDLDVDVAFEATGIFRNYDDASKHVDAGADTVVISAPPKGEKSVKQIVYGVNHDEYDGEDVVSNASCTTNSITPVAKVLDEEFGIEAGQLTTVHAYTGSQNLVDGPKSKTRRGRAAAENIVPTSTGAAQAATEVLPELEGKLDGMAIRVPVPNGSITEFVVDLDADVTEADVNDAFREAAAGELEGVLGVTDDEVVSTDIQGTPYSSQVDLQSTNVVNGMTKILTWYDNEYGFSNRMLDVAEFVTDY, from the coding sequence ATGAGTGAATCTGACGAGGGGACCGTACGCATCGGTCTGAACGGCTTCGGTCGCATCGGACGGAACGTCTTCCGCGCGTCACTGGGAGACCCGCGCGTGGAAGTCGTCGGCATCAACGACGTGATGGACGACGCCGACATGGAGTACCTCGCGCGCTACGACACCGTGATGGGAACGCTCGACGGTGTCACGCTCGAGGAGGGCGTCATGACCGTCGACGGCACCGACTTCGGCGCCTCTATCCACGGGGAGACCGACCCTGCCGAGCTCCCGTGGGACGATCTGGACGTCGACGTGGCCTTCGAGGCGACCGGCATCTTCCGCAACTACGACGACGCGAGCAAGCACGTCGACGCCGGCGCCGACACGGTCGTCATCTCCGCGCCGCCGAAGGGCGAGAAATCGGTCAAACAGATCGTCTACGGCGTCAACCACGACGAGTACGACGGCGAGGACGTGGTCTCGAACGCTTCCTGTACGACCAACTCCATCACGCCCGTCGCGAAGGTGCTCGACGAGGAGTTCGGCATCGAGGCCGGTCAGCTCACCACCGTCCACGCCTACACGGGCTCGCAGAACCTCGTCGACGGCCCGAAATCGAAGACCCGACGGGGCCGCGCGGCCGCCGAGAACATCGTCCCGACCTCCACCGGCGCCGCCCAGGCCGCCACCGAGGTCCTCCCGGAACTGGAGGGCAAACTCGACGGGATGGCGATCCGCGTTCCGGTCCCCAACGGTTCGATCACCGAGTTCGTCGTCGACCTCGACGCCGACGTGACCGAGGCCGACGTGAACGACGCGTTCCGCGAGGCCGCCGCGGGCGAACTCGAAGGCGTGCTTGGCGTCACCGACGACGAGGTCGTCTCGACGGACATCCAGGGCACCCCCTACTCCTCGCAGGTCGACCTCCAGTCGACCAACGTCGTCAACGGCATGACGAAGATCCTCACCTGGTACGACAACGAGTACGGCTTCTCCAACCGCATGCTCGACGTGGCCGAGTTCGTCACCGACTACTGA
- a CDS encoding NAD-dependent epimerase/dehydratase family protein has product MDVLVTGGAGTIGTAITDQLGDREDYEFTSLDVTEHPDDHVDSVVADATDGAVVRDQVAEADAVVHLARVHMDDGGPNDRTMARSDEHLANLRLHATAYEAAVEAGLDTFVYASSNHAVGMYEVEAAPDVYYGSDLEVDHRVQPRPDSMYGVEKVYGEGLGRLAAETSDLSVYALRICAVRDPEYDHPYGDAQRGVDEGRFALDSAAYDEQVARMHCMWQSRRDIAHMVERCLADDSVDFDVFYGVSDNSDRWFDIDHARDVLGYDPRDAADEWDAPPS; this is encoded by the coding sequence ATGGACGTACTCGTCACGGGCGGCGCGGGCACGATCGGCACGGCGATCACCGACCAGCTGGGCGACCGCGAGGACTACGAGTTCACCAGTCTCGACGTGACCGAACACCCCGACGACCACGTGGACTCGGTCGTCGCGGACGCGACCGACGGAGCGGTCGTGCGCGACCAGGTCGCCGAGGCGGACGCGGTCGTCCACCTCGCGCGGGTCCACATGGACGACGGCGGGCCGAACGACCGGACGATGGCCCGGAGCGACGAACACCTCGCGAACCTCCGACTCCACGCCACCGCCTACGAGGCGGCCGTCGAGGCGGGTCTGGACACCTTCGTCTACGCCTCCTCGAACCACGCCGTCGGGATGTACGAGGTCGAGGCCGCGCCCGACGTCTACTACGGGTCGGACCTCGAGGTCGACCATCGCGTCCAGCCCCGACCCGACTCGATGTACGGCGTCGAGAAGGTCTACGGCGAGGGGCTCGGCCGACTCGCCGCCGAGACGAGCGACCTCTCGGTGTACGCCCTGCGAATCTGCGCCGTTCGCGACCCCGAGTACGACCACCCGTACGGCGACGCCCAGCGCGGCGTCGACGAGGGCCGATTCGCCCTCGACTCGGCGGCCTACGACGAGCAGGTCGCCCGCATGCACTGCATGTGGCAGTCCCGTCGCGACATCGCTCACATGGTCGAGCGCTGTCTCGCCGACGACTCCGTCGACTTCGACGTGTTCTACGGCGTCAGCGACAACAGCGACCGCTGGTTCGACATCGACCACGCCCGCGACGTGCTCGGCTACGACCCCCGCGACGCCGCCGACGAGTGGGACGCCCCACCGTCCTGA
- a CDS encoding metallophosphoesterase, giving the protein MRLGIVSDTHDDLEAVEAAVETFEREDCDLVVHCGDFVAPFSATPFDSSFDFHAVRGNNDGEWALAETVDGFGTYHGETAELTLDGREFVVYHGTSGAVVDALVECSRYDYVLHGHTHQFVHETYEDTVRINPGGIPFEGAPGPHYAVVLDTGTDEVVDTGDDDVERFTLSAGRE; this is encoded by the coding sequence ATGCGACTCGGCATCGTTTCCGACACGCACGACGACCTGGAGGCGGTCGAAGCGGCCGTCGAGACGTTCGAACGCGAGGACTGCGACCTCGTGGTCCACTGCGGCGACTTCGTGGCGCCGTTCTCGGCGACGCCCTTCGACTCGTCGTTCGACTTCCACGCCGTTCGGGGCAACAACGACGGCGAGTGGGCGCTGGCCGAGACGGTCGACGGCTTCGGCACCTACCACGGCGAGACGGCCGAACTCACCCTCGACGGTCGGGAGTTCGTCGTCTACCACGGCACCAGCGGCGCCGTCGTCGACGCGCTGGTCGAGTGCAGCCGCTACGACTACGTCCTGCACGGCCACACCCACCAGTTCGTCCACGAGACCTACGAGGACACCGTCCGGATCAACCCCGGGGGCATCCCCTTCGAGGGCGCGCCCGGTCCCCACTACGCCGTCGTCCTCGACACCGGAACCGACGAGGTCGTCGATACGGGAGACGACGACGTCGAGCGGTTCACGCTGTCGGCGGGACGCGAGTAG
- a CDS encoding phosphoglycerate kinase: MTSFKTLDDLEDGQRVLVRLDLNSPVEDGEVQDNRRFDRHAETVRELAERDFRVVLLAHQGRPGRDTFVSLEQHADILSEHVGRPVQFVPDTFGDDALAAIDDLDGGDVLLLENTRMCDEELPEEDPETKAETEFVETLAPVFDGYVNDAYSAAHRSHASLVGFALALPAHAGRVMETEYEANTAIAEREFDGEVTMVVGGTKATDVIDVMTALEDKVDTFLLGGIAGELFLRADGVPVGRDIEGMDLFDDQWEANEETIRGLIDDYGDQIRLALDLAFEAEGGERAEIEVGDVAEKDRAFLDVGSNTVSEYAATIEESEAVFVKGALGLFEDERFADGTVGVLEAIAGTDCFSVVGGGDTSRAIEMYGMEESDFGHVSIAGGAYIRALTGERLVGVEVLRE, from the coding sequence ATGACCTCGTTCAAGACGCTCGACGATCTGGAAGACGGACAGCGCGTGCTCGTACGACTCGACCTGAACTCCCCCGTCGAGGACGGTGAGGTGCAGGACAACCGGCGATTCGACCGCCACGCCGAGACGGTGCGCGAACTGGCCGAACGGGACTTCCGTGTCGTGCTGCTGGCTCACCAGGGCCGACCTGGCCGCGACACGTTCGTCTCGCTCGAACAGCACGCCGACATCCTGAGCGAGCACGTGGGCCGCCCCGTCCAGTTCGTCCCGGACACGTTCGGCGACGACGCGCTCGCGGCGATCGACGACCTCGACGGCGGCGACGTTCTCCTCCTCGAAAACACGCGGATGTGCGACGAGGAACTGCCCGAGGAGGACCCCGAGACCAAGGCCGAGACTGAGTTCGTGGAAACGCTGGCGCCGGTCTTCGACGGGTACGTCAACGACGCCTACTCGGCGGCCCACCGCAGCCACGCCTCGCTGGTCGGATTCGCGCTGGCGTTGCCCGCGCACGCGGGTCGCGTCATGGAGACGGAGTACGAGGCCAACACGGCCATCGCCGAGCGTGAGTTCGACGGCGAGGTGACGATGGTCGTCGGCGGGACGAAAGCCACCGACGTGATCGACGTGATGACCGCGCTGGAGGACAAAGTCGACACCTTCCTGTTGGGTGGGATCGCGGGCGAGCTGTTCCTGCGGGCCGACGGCGTGCCCGTCGGCCGGGACATCGAGGGGATGGACCTGTTCGACGACCAGTGGGAAGCCAACGAGGAGACGATCCGGGGGCTGATCGACGACTACGGCGACCAGATCCGGCTGGCGCTGGACCTGGCCTTCGAAGCCGAGGGCGGCGAACGGGCCGAGATCGAGGTCGGCGACGTCGCGGAGAAAGACCGGGCCTTCCTCGACGTGGGGTCGAACACGGTCTCGGAGTACGCCGCGACCATCGAGGAATCGGAGGCGGTCTTCGTCAAGGGCGCGCTGGGGCTGTTCGAGGACGAGCGGTTCGCCGACGGGACCGTCGGCGTGCTCGAAGCCATCGCCGGGACGGACTGTTTCTCGGTCGTCGGGGGCGGAGACACCTCTCGGGCTATCGAGATGTACGGCATGGAGGAGAGCGACTTCGGGCACGTCTCGATCGCCGGCGGCGCGTACATCCGCGCGTTGACCGGCGAGCGACTGGTCGGCGTCGAAGTCCTGCGCGAGTAG
- a CDS encoding M48 family metalloprotease, translating into MRWVLRGLMIVVGVLTLAVYLAGAYLVYEVARAVWAIRPPLGTLALYLAVLTVVFAFVSYRVGTAQILRSLQVWELPEARAPMLYRRLGGFSDAMGIERPDVLVAEMGQPNALALGGGFGRGHVVVDRRLFSLLTFEELSAILAHELAHIERKDSLVQTVGYSALRTLSGLAALVLAPVLVVAAGLARGVAWIRGRPEAWTRTIPGKLQRAVVGTVSLVFFALTLAILAHSRRREFAADDRAAAVTGDPLALARALRKIERASEGPWSLLSPLYVDGEEEGPLTRLLSTHPATDERVERLQAWAERDEGIRVERRRP; encoded by the coding sequence ATGCGCTGGGTACTCCGGGGACTGATGATCGTCGTCGGCGTGCTGACGCTGGCGGTGTACCTGGCCGGCGCCTACCTCGTCTACGAGGTGGCGCGGGCGGTCTGGGCGATCCGGCCGCCGCTTGGAACGCTAGCGCTGTATCTCGCGGTCCTGACGGTCGTCTTCGCGTTCGTCAGCTACCGGGTCGGCACCGCTCAGATCCTCCGGAGTCTCCAGGTGTGGGAGCTCCCCGAAGCCCGGGCGCCGATGCTGTACCGACGGCTCGGCGGGTTCAGCGACGCGATGGGTATCGAGCGGCCGGACGTGCTGGTCGCGGAGATGGGCCAGCCCAACGCCCTGGCGCTGGGCGGCGGGTTCGGTCGCGGGCACGTGGTGGTCGACCGACGGCTGTTCTCGCTGTTGACCTTCGAGGAGCTGTCGGCGATTTTGGCTCACGAACTGGCACACATCGAGCGCAAGGACAGCCTGGTTCAGACGGTCGGCTACAGCGCGCTCCGGACGCTGTCGGGGCTGGCTGCGCTGGTGCTCGCGCCGGTGCTGGTCGTCGCGGCGGGGCTGGCCCGCGGGGTGGCGTGGATCCGTGGGCGGCCGGAAGCGTGGACGCGGACGATCCCCGGGAAACTCCAGCGAGCGGTCGTCGGGACCGTCTCGCTCGTATTCTTCGCGCTGACGCTGGCGATACTGGCCCACTCCCGACGCCGGGAGTTCGCGGCCGACGACCGCGCCGCGGCGGTGACCGGCGACCCGCTGGCCCTGGCGCGGGCGCTCCGGAAGATCGAACGTGCGAGCGAGGGACCGTGGTCGCTGTTGTCGCCGCTGTACGTCGACGGTGAGGAGGAAGGACCGCTGACGCGGCTGCTGTCGACTCACCCCGCGACCGACGAGCGAGTCGAACGCCTCCAGGCGTGGGCCGAACGCGACGAGGGGATCCGAGTCGAACGCCGCCGCCCGTAA
- a CDS encoding ribonuclease H-like domain-containing protein produces the protein MRIENSFIPVDGVGEKTERSLWESGVTHWDAFDPSAVGARQAENIESFVATAAERLDDGDAAFFRERFPSGSHWRCYENFREDTCFLDIETTGLDQHRHDVTVVGLHTPGETEVLVADRDLTGERLQRRLDDAKLLVTFNGKRFDVPFLETAFDVDVEVPHVDLMYPCRRLGLTGGLKRIERETGIDRDRPDLSGEDAVRLWREYERGDDSSLETLVSYNRDDTENLRALADRVTDRLDSDVFVARG, from the coding sequence GTGCGTATCGAGAACAGTTTCATCCCGGTCGACGGCGTAGGCGAGAAGACCGAGCGGTCGCTGTGGGAGTCCGGGGTCACTCACTGGGACGCCTTCGACCCGTCGGCCGTCGGCGCCCGACAGGCCGAGAACATCGAGTCGTTCGTCGCGACGGCCGCCGAGCGCCTCGACGACGGCGACGCCGCCTTCTTCCGCGAGCGGTTCCCCTCCGGCAGCCACTGGCGCTGTTACGAGAACTTCCGCGAGGACACCTGCTTCCTCGACATCGAGACTACCGGGCTCGACCAGCACCGCCACGACGTGACGGTCGTCGGCCTCCACACGCCCGGCGAGACCGAGGTGCTGGTCGCCGACCGCGACCTGACCGGTGAGCGCCTCCAGCGCCGCCTCGACGACGCGAAGCTGCTCGTGACGTTCAACGGCAAGCGCTTCGACGTGCCGTTCCTCGAGACCGCCTTCGACGTGGACGTCGAAGTCCCGCACGTCGACCTGATGTACCCCTGCCGACGGCTGGGGCTGACCGGCGGGCTGAAACGCATCGAGCGGGAGACGGGGATCGACCGCGACCGCCCGGATCTGTCCGGCGAGGATGCCGTCCGCCTCTGGCGGGAGTACGAACGGGGTGACGACTCCTCGCTGGAGACGCTAGTGTCGTACAACCGCGACGACACGGAGAACCTCCGCGCGCTCGCCGACCGCGTCACCGACCGCCTCGACAGCGACGTGTTCGTCGCACGGGGGTGA
- a CDS encoding type II glyceraldehyde-3-phosphate dehydrogenase, protein MIEVGVNGYGTIGKRVADAIRAQPDMAVAGVAKTSPNFEAKVALERGYSLYAADGERTDAFDEAGFELAGAVDELVAESDVIVDATPSGIGAENAELYREHGTPAIFQGGEDPDVAEVSFTARASYEAARGADTARVVSCNTTGLSRLFAPIVEEYGIEKARITLVRRGGDPGQTDRGPINDTLPDPVEIPSHHGPDLNTVFPDLDVDTMGMKVPATLMHTHSVNVTLASDADAESVRELLEAESRLFVLPPELDIDGAGKLKEFAQDAGRPRGDCWENCIWGDSITVEGRDLYLFQAIHQEADVVPENVDAVRAVADTADREESTTLTEDALGLDGQIGGATRDPVARSPAVADGGRDDD, encoded by the coding sequence ATGATCGAGGTCGGCGTCAACGGATACGGGACGATCGGCAAACGTGTCGCGGACGCGATACGCGCTCAGCCGGACATGGCGGTCGCGGGCGTCGCCAAGACGAGCCCGAACTTCGAGGCGAAGGTCGCGCTCGAACGCGGCTACTCCCTCTACGCGGCCGACGGAGAGCGGACCGACGCCTTCGACGAGGCCGGCTTCGAGCTGGCCGGGGCCGTCGACGAACTCGTCGCCGAGAGCGACGTGATCGTCGACGCCACGCCCTCGGGGATCGGCGCCGAGAACGCTGAACTGTACCGCGAACACGGCACACCCGCGATCTTCCAGGGCGGCGAGGACCCGGACGTGGCCGAGGTGAGTTTCACCGCCAGGGCCAGCTACGAGGCCGCCCGCGGCGCCGACACCGCCCGCGTCGTCTCCTGCAACACGACCGGGCTCTCGCGACTGTTCGCGCCCATCGTCGAGGAGTACGGGATCGAGAAGGCCCGCATCACACTCGTCCGTCGCGGCGGCGACCCCGGCCAGACCGACCGCGGGCCGATCAACGACACCCTGCCCGACCCCGTCGAGATCCCCTCTCACCACGGTCCCGACCTGAACACGGTCTTCCCCGACCTGGACGTCGACACCATGGGCATGAAGGTGCCCGCGACGCTGATGCACACCCACTCGGTCAACGTGACGCTGGCTTCGGACGCCGACGCCGAGTCCGTCCGCGAGCTGCTCGAGGCGGAGTCGCGCCTGTTCGTCCTCCCGCCCGAACTCGACATCGACGGCGCGGGCAAGCTCAAGGAGTTCGCCCAGGACGCCGGCCGCCCGCGCGGGGACTGCTGGGAGAACTGCATCTGGGGCGACTCGATCACCGTCGAGGGTCGCGACCTCTACCTCTTCCAGGCCATCCACCAGGAGGCCGACGTGGTGCCGGAGAACGTCGACGCCGTCCGTGCCGTCGCCGACACCGCCGACCGTGAGGAGAGCACGACCCTCACCGAGGACGCGCTCGGGCTCGACGGTCAGATCGGCGGGGCGACCCGCGACCCCGTCGCCCGCTCGCCTGCCGTCGCCGACGGCGGCCGCGACGACGACTGA
- a CDS encoding aryl-sulfate sulfotransferase translates to MDGPSKRVARALFAAVLVLAAGAVASSYATAEPNVARTHGSLADASGSGPDAPGVAGPEASPTGVASDPVAPGLTDPGGSPDGAASAAEDPLLVDPAEYDPADLTVVGTQGFYASDEQAELVAFDRSGEVAYYEDDYRVYFDVDPVEGRPYTVEYLASEHRDGEACATVRTDRCTFNVFERVNLTSGETRTVYGELTPKIYSGRWHDVDRINESHVAVADILRDSVRVVNVTTDETVYEWNASAYFPDDVGGAAGDWTHINDVEVLDDGRFMVSVRNMDRVVFVEPGEGVDANWTLGEEDNYDILYEQHNPDYIPPERGGPAITVADSENSRLLEYQRVDPETGEATTAADGEWVRSWGWRDSRLQWPRDVDRLPSGNSLIVDTHGDRIAEIAPDGTVNWSQTVGMPYDVERLGTGDESAGGHSMRSIRDERGTTAGGSGSRSGVGVPLFQPANPDTGSDTVPPAGQITHPSRGPVETVWVALKELTPSLVVNGALYAAPSWVRFTDLAFGGLAALTAVAWAGTELYWSQYSPLASVRERLRRARGA, encoded by the coding sequence ATGGACGGCCCCTCCAAACGAGTCGCTCGCGCGCTGTTCGCCGCCGTGTTGGTCCTCGCGGCGGGAGCGGTGGCGAGCAGCTACGCCACTGCGGAGCCGAACGTCGCACGCACGCACGGGTCGCTCGCCGACGCGAGCGGGTCCGGGCCCGACGCGCCCGGCGTCGCGGGTCCCGAAGCGTCGCCGACCGGCGTCGCCTCGGATCCCGTCGCCCCTGGTCTCACCGACCCCGGCGGCTCGCCGGACGGCGCGGCGAGCGCCGCCGAGGACCCCCTGCTCGTCGATCCCGCGGAGTACGACCCCGCCGACCTGACCGTGGTCGGTACGCAGGGCTTCTACGCCTCCGACGAACAGGCCGAACTGGTCGCGTTCGATCGCTCGGGCGAGGTGGCCTACTACGAGGACGACTACCGCGTCTACTTCGACGTCGACCCCGTGGAAGGCCGACCCTACACCGTCGAGTACCTGGCCTCGGAACATCGCGACGGCGAGGCCTGTGCGACGGTGCGCACCGACCGGTGTACGTTCAACGTCTTCGAACGCGTGAACCTGACCTCCGGTGAGACCCGGACGGTCTACGGGGAGCTCACCCCGAAGATCTACTCCGGCCGCTGGCACGACGTGGACCGCATCAACGAGAGCCACGTCGCCGTCGCCGACATCCTGCGCGACAGCGTCCGCGTGGTGAACGTGACCACCGACGAGACGGTCTACGAGTGGAACGCGTCGGCGTATTTCCCCGACGACGTGGGCGGCGCCGCCGGCGACTGGACGCACATCAACGACGTAGAGGTGCTCGACGACGGTCGATTCATGGTCAGCGTCCGCAACATGGACCGGGTCGTCTTCGTCGAGCCCGGCGAGGGCGTCGACGCGAACTGGACGCTCGGCGAGGAGGACAACTACGACATCCTCTACGAGCAGCACAACCCGGACTACATCCCGCCCGAGCGCGGCGGGCCCGCGATCACCGTCGCCGACTCGGAGAACAGCCGGCTGCTGGAGTACCAGCGGGTCGACCCCGAGACGGGCGAGGCGACGACGGCCGCCGACGGCGAGTGGGTGCGGTCGTGGGGCTGGCGCGACAGCCGCCTCCAGTGGCCCCGGGACGTCGACCGCCTGCCGTCGGGCAACAGCCTGATCGTCGACACGCACGGCGACCGTATCGCCGAGATCGCCCCCGACGGGACCGTGAACTGGAGCCAGACCGTCGGCATGCCCTACGACGTCGAGCGGCTGGGCACCGGCGACGAGAGCGCGGGCGGACACAGCATGCGGTCGATCCGCGACGAGCGCGGCACGACCGCCGGTGGGTCGGGCTCGCGTTCGGGCGTCGGCGTCCCCCTGTTCCAGCCGGCCAACCCCGACACCGGGTCCGACACCGTCCCGCCGGCCGGTCAGATAACCCACCCCAGTCGTGGCCCCGTCGAGACCGTCTGGGTCGCACTCAAGGAGTTGACCCCGAGCCTCGTCGTCAACGGCGCGCTGTACGCCGCGCCCTCCTGGGTCCGGTTCACCGACCTGGCGTTCGGCGGCCTCGCCGCCCTGACCGCCGTCGCCTGGGCCGGAACCGAACTGTACTGGTCGCAGTACTCGCCCCTCGCCTCAGTCCGGGAACGACTCCGTCGCGCTCGCGGCGCCTGA